GTTCGATAAAGGTAAAGTAGAAGTCTTTTAAATCATGCTCATGTGTTGCTTTATCGAGTATGACATGATCTGATTTATAATGAGCTTTGTTAGGAAAAATAATGCAATCAGCTATAGCTATGAAGATGATTTCCTTAAGCTCATGATACTTATCTCCAATATTTGCTTGATTGCCATACACTTGAGAAGCGTAATATTGAGCGCGCTTTTCAAAACCTCTGGTTTTTGTCACTTGCATTTCAATGATGTATTTTACTCCCAGCTTGTCTTTGCATAAAACATCAACAATGCTCTGTTTTTTGACAGCAATTTTAGGAGCGAGAATAGGAGATAAGAACTCGATATCTACAATGCTTTGATCTCCAGAAAATCCGAGGATATCATTTAAGAAATGAAGCAGAATGTCTTTGTTTTTTTCTGTACCGAATATTTTCTTAAAGGCTATATCGTTTTTTGGATCTAAATATTTGAAAATTACCATACTTTATCCTCAATCTATTTCTTGATTTAAAACCTGATTAGAAATTGACTACTGAGGGCTCTTCTAAGGTATGTTTTTGCAAACCTTCTATTTGCTCTTTAGATAAACCAGTAGATCGAGCAATCACATCAATTCCAACTCCATTCTGTAATAACTGCTTTGCTACTTCAATTTTACCTTTTTCAATGCCTATAGCTTCGCCTTCAGCCTTACCCTCAGCCTTACCCTCAGCCTTACCCTCAGCTTTAGC
This is a stretch of genomic DNA from Candidatus Rhabdochlamydia sp. T3358. It encodes these proteins:
- a CDS encoding Rpn family recombination-promoting nuclease/putative transposase, encoding MVIFKYLDPKNDIAFKKIFGTEKNKDILLHFLNDILGFSGDQSIVDIEFLSPILAPKIAVKKQSIVDVLCKDKLGVKYIIEMQVTKTRGFEKRAQYYASQVYGNQANIGDKYHELKEIIFIAIADCIIFPNKAHYKSDHVILDKATHEHDLKDFYFTFIELPKFTKSKEELSSIEEKWCYFFKHAHETTEEELQEIIGNDAIIQKAYTALDQHYWTENELATYEELKRIHMDNKAARAQEIYEAEVNVKNAKAEGKAEGKIELVKRLLQNGVGMDVIALSADLSKEQIESLKKYILVETTAVNF